A stretch of Anaeromyxobacter dehalogenans 2CP-1 DNA encodes these proteins:
- a CDS encoding phage holin family protein → MTAQHRPGRPTHVPPVHPGGATEAVRQLPTRDLVTELARKASALARKEVELAKAELRADLRAEAKMASGLGVAGLCGIFTVQLLLTAVVLALMEAGVLPGWAAALVVAAVVLAVGTAAGLWGWGRRVRKPLDTTRRSLQDGVRWAKEQVA, encoded by the coding sequence ATGACCGCGCAGCACCGGCCCGGCCGGCCCACGCATGTCCCGCCCGTGCACCCGGGCGGCGCGACCGAAGCGGTGCGCCAGCTGCCGACGCGCGATCTCGTGACGGAGCTGGCGCGCAAGGCCAGCGCGCTCGCCCGCAAGGAGGTCGAGCTCGCCAAGGCGGAGCTCCGGGCCGACCTGCGCGCCGAGGCGAAGATGGCGAGCGGGCTGGGCGTGGCGGGCCTGTGCGGGATCTTCACCGTGCAGCTCCTGCTCACCGCGGTGGTGCTGGCGCTCATGGAGGCGGGCGTGCTGCCGGGCTGGGCGGCGGCGCTGGTGGTCGCCGCGGTGGTGCTGGCCGTCGGGACCGCGGCCGGCCTGTGGGGCTGGGGGCGCCGCGTGCGCAAGCCGCTCGACACGACCCGCCGGTCGCTGCAGGACGGCGTCCGCTGGGCGAAGGAGCAGGTGGCATGA
- the ligD gene encoding non-homologous end-joining DNA ligase, which produces MARAQQGVEVEVEGRRIQLRNLDKVFYPEAGFTKGEVVDYYRRVAPVLLPHLRDRPLTLKRYPEGVDGPHFYEKRCPRHRPDWFRTEAIWSEGNQDYIDYCVVDDLSSLVWLASIADLELHPSLSRVDDVERPTALVFDLDPGPPAELLACCEVALLLRRLLAALGLEAFPKSSGSKGMQLYVPLSGATYADTKPFAHAVARVLERRHPQLVVERMAKALRGGKVLVDWSQNDPHKTTVCVYSLRARPRPTVSTPLRWAEVEKAVRTRDAGGLVFEAGAVLRRVERVGDLFAPVLTLRQRLPAPAELERAAGA; this is translated from the coding sequence GTGGCGCGCGCGCAGCAGGGCGTGGAGGTCGAGGTGGAGGGGCGGCGGATCCAGCTGCGCAACCTCGACAAGGTCTTCTACCCCGAGGCCGGCTTCACCAAGGGTGAGGTGGTGGACTACTACCGCCGCGTCGCCCCCGTGCTCCTGCCGCACCTGCGGGATCGGCCGCTCACGCTGAAGCGCTACCCGGAGGGCGTGGACGGGCCGCACTTCTACGAGAAGCGCTGTCCGCGCCACCGCCCGGACTGGTTCCGGACCGAGGCGATCTGGAGCGAGGGCAACCAGGACTACATCGACTACTGCGTGGTGGACGACCTGTCCTCGCTGGTGTGGCTCGCCAGCATCGCCGACCTGGAGCTCCACCCCTCGCTGTCGCGGGTGGACGACGTGGAGCGGCCCACCGCGCTCGTGTTCGACCTCGACCCGGGCCCGCCCGCCGAGCTGCTCGCCTGCTGCGAGGTGGCGCTGCTGCTGCGGCGGCTGCTCGCCGCGCTGGGCCTGGAGGCGTTCCCGAAGAGCTCCGGCTCGAAGGGCATGCAGCTGTACGTGCCGCTCTCCGGCGCCACCTACGCGGACACGAAGCCGTTCGCGCACGCCGTCGCCCGCGTGCTGGAGCGCCGCCACCCGCAGCTCGTGGTCGAGCGCATGGCGAAGGCGCTCCGCGGCGGCAAGGTGCTGGTGGACTGGAGCCAGAACGACCCGCACAAGACCACCGTCTGCGTCTACTCGCTCCGGGCGCGGCCGCGCCCCACCGTCTCCACCCCGCTCCGCTGGGCAGAGGTGGAGAAGGCCGTGCGGACCCGCGACGCGGGCGGGCTGGTGTTCGAGGCAGGCGCGGTGCTCCGGCGGGTCGAGCGCGTGGGGGACCTGTTCGCCCCGGTGCTGACGCTGCGCCAGCGCCTGCCCGCCCCGGCGGAGCTCGAGCGGGCGGCCGGCGCGTGA
- a CDS encoding Ku protein, which produces MARAIWSGALTFGLVNIPVKLYTAVHQKEVRFHMLHDADGARIQLRRFCSTEEKEVPYEHIVKGYEVSPGRYVTVTREELEAFDPKATRTVEIHDFVELSEIDPAFFEASYYLVPDRSAAKAYRLLGDAMRKAGKVAIATAVLRTRESLCCVRPAAGGALALSTMNRADEIDSPGSLELPEAGEPSSRELQMAEQLVASLSGPFEPERYPDLRRERVLELIERKAEGQTIEAPAAEPAGAEVVSLADALSASLAAARRRGAEPEAPARGERRHAPAAAARTTGRPRAARASRKKRG; this is translated from the coding sequence ATGGCGAGGGCGATCTGGAGCGGCGCGCTGACCTTCGGCCTGGTGAACATCCCGGTGAAGCTCTACACCGCGGTGCACCAGAAGGAGGTGCGGTTCCACATGCTGCACGACGCGGACGGCGCCCGCATCCAGCTGCGCCGCTTCTGCTCGACAGAGGAGAAGGAGGTCCCCTACGAGCACATCGTGAAGGGGTACGAGGTGTCGCCCGGCCGCTACGTGACGGTGACGCGCGAGGAGCTGGAGGCGTTCGACCCGAAGGCCACGCGCACGGTGGAGATCCACGACTTCGTGGAGCTCTCCGAGATCGACCCGGCGTTCTTCGAGGCGAGCTACTACCTCGTGCCCGACCGCAGCGCGGCGAAGGCGTACCGGCTGCTCGGCGACGCCATGCGCAAGGCGGGCAAGGTCGCGATCGCCACCGCGGTGCTGCGCACGCGCGAGTCGCTCTGCTGCGTGCGCCCGGCGGCCGGCGGCGCGCTGGCGCTCTCCACCATGAACCGCGCCGACGAGATCGACTCGCCGGGCTCGCTGGAGCTGCCGGAGGCGGGCGAGCCGTCCTCGCGCGAGCTGCAGATGGCGGAGCAGCTCGTCGCGTCGCTCTCCGGGCCGTTCGAGCCCGAGCGCTACCCGGACCTGCGTCGCGAGCGCGTCCTCGAGCTCATCGAGCGCAAGGCCGAGGGCCAGACCATCGAGGCGCCCGCCGCCGAGCCGGCCGGCGCCGAGGTGGTGAGCCTCGCCGACGCGCTCTCCGCCAGCCTCGCGGCGGCCCGCCGGCGGGGAGCCGAGCCCGAGGCGCCGGCGCGAGGCGAGCGACGCCACGCGCCCGCGGCCGCGGCCCGGACCACCGGCCGGCCCCGCGCCGCGCGCGCGTCGCGCAAGAAGCGCGGGTGA